GACACCGTCCATGCCAGGCATTCTCAAGTCCATGAGCATGACGTCGGGGCAGAGTCGGGCGGCGAGCGCCACTGCTTCCTCGCCATCCCCGGCCTCGGCCACCAGCTCCATGTCCTGCTGGCTTTCTATCAGCATGCGGATGCCCGCCCGGAAAAGCTCCTGGTCGTCCACCAACGCCACCGTGATGGGGTTCGTTGAATCACCCACGACCAATTGCTTCCTGACGAACATCCCCGGCACCCAAGCCGATACGGTCTACCGCGTTTTCAAGCACCTGACCCATGCCGCTATGTTCACCCAGCCGGGTCCCGTAGGGGATGAAAAAGGTAACCCGGAATTGCGTCCCGTCGGGCCCCGCCGTCAGCCATCCTCCGGCCAGATGTGCCCTTTCCCGCATGCCGGCAATCCCCCGCCCCGTGCGGGTTTCCGGTGCCGCGCCCTGGCCACTGGTCGTGACCGCTGGCACGTCCGAGGAAATGTGAAGCGTCAGCCCTGGCCCTCTCCAGTCAAAGTGCACCCTCGCCGCGGTACCCAGCCCGCTATGCTTGAGCGCATGGGTCAGGCACTCCTGCACGATCCGAAACACGGCAACCTGGGCCCCGGTGGTCAGCTCCATCGGTGTTCCGGACTCGCTGTGGGCAATCCTCAGACTGCCTTGCTGCATCCTTTCCAGCAGGGCCGCACATTGCTGAGGCGAGGCTGGGGAGCCGCCACTTCGCCGTCGCCCACCCCTTCAATGACACGTTGGGCGTCCACCAGGGCACTGGGTGCAAAGCGGGAAATATTCTCTAGGGCCTTGCGCACAGGCGCGGGCTGATCCTCGCCCAAGTACATGGCACCGTCGGCCTGGGCGGCGATAACGGCCAGCGAATGGGCCAGCACGTCATGGAGGTCCCGGGAAATACTGGTCCGCTCCTGCTCGATGATCAGGTCCACTTCTGCCTCCAGCAAGGACGCCCGGGCCAGATTGCGGTCCTGGAACAATCCCCTTTGTTCCTCGAAGAGGGAAAGTAGCAGGCCCGCCGCGGCGCAGGCTGCCGCAATCATCAGCAGCAGCCCAAACACGGGCCAACCAAAGTTTTTGAATGTCGAAAAATCACCGTAGTGGCTGTTGTACCAGCCGACGCCTTGACCGTAGCGCCACGACAGCATGAGCACT
This region of Arthrobacter alpinus genomic DNA includes:
- a CDS encoding sensor histidine kinase produces the protein MQQGSLRIAHSESGTPMELTTGAQVAVFRIVQECLTHALKHSGLGTAARVHFDWRGPGLTLHISSDVPAVTTSGQGAAPETRTGRGIAGMRERAHLAGGWLTAGPDGTQFRVTFFIPYGTRLGEHSGMGQVLENAVDRIGLGAGDVRQEAIGRG
- a CDS encoding sensor histidine kinase; its protein translation is MGPWPGFPSWNGTLPLAFATATLAVAAWKPYVSLGLATALLVGQLLHLIPSMEANHWAIYVGSFLAFGFIQWNGTRRERFVSGAANVVSAAIMAVLMLSWRYGQGVGWYNSHYGDFSTFKNFGWPVFGLLLMIAAACAAAGLLLSLFEEQRGLFQDRNLARASLLEAEVDLIIEQERTSISRDLHDVLAHSLAVIAAQADGAMYLGEDQPAPVRKALENISRFAPSALVDAQRVIEGVGDGEVAAPQPRLSNVRPCWKGCSKAV